A genome region from Wielerella bovis includes the following:
- the tal gene encoding transaldolase has protein sequence MAILSEVKKLGQQIWLDNLSRSLVQSGQLAAFLTNGVSGVTSNPAIFQKAFSGDALYTPEIAALKAQGKNAKEIYETLAIADVQAACDVCRTEFDSTGGKTGFVSLEVSPELSRDAAGTIAEAKRLHTAINRPNAMIKVPATDEGLVALTELVASGICVNLTLLFSREQTKKAYAAYVAGLEKLAANGGDVSKIQVVASFFISRVDNALDATLPEKLQGKIAISLAKAAYQDWADFFAADKFTALAAKGANKVSLLWASTGVKNPAYPDTLYVDSLIGEHTVNTVPDATLNAFIDHGKVALTLPENTTEALANIAEVAKLGVDLETLATRLQDDGLKQFEEAFAKLLAPLA, from the coding sequence ATGGCTATCTTATCCGAAGTAAAAAAATTGGGGCAACAAATTTGGCTGGATAATTTATCACGCAGTTTGGTGCAAAGTGGTCAATTAGCGGCGTTTTTGACCAATGGTGTCAGTGGTGTAACGTCCAATCCTGCTATTTTCCAAAAAGCGTTTTCGGGCGATGCTTTATACACGCCTGAAATTGCGGCATTAAAAGCACAAGGCAAAAATGCCAAAGAAATTTACGAAACATTGGCGATTGCCGATGTTCAGGCTGCCTGCGATGTATGTCGTACAGAATTTGATAGTACGGGTGGCAAAACAGGTTTTGTGAGCTTGGAAGTTTCGCCTGAATTATCGCGTGATGCGGCTGGCACAATTGCGGAAGCCAAACGTTTGCATACTGCCATCAATCGCCCGAATGCAATGATTAAAGTACCTGCTACCGATGAAGGTTTGGTCGCTTTGACCGAATTGGTGGCAAGTGGCATATGCGTGAATTTGACTTTGTTGTTTTCGCGTGAACAAACGAAAAAAGCGTATGCAGCTTATGTAGCTGGTTTGGAAAAATTGGCAGCCAATGGTGGCGATGTGTCTAAAATTCAAGTAGTTGCCAGTTTCTTTATTTCGCGTGTGGACAATGCTTTGGACGCGACGCTGCCTGAAAAATTACAAGGCAAAATCGCCATTTCTTTGGCAAAAGCAGCATATCAAGATTGGGCAGATTTCTTTGCTGCCGACAAATTTACCGCATTGGCAGCCAAAGGAGCGAATAAAGTTTCTTTGTTGTGGGCATCAACTGGCGTGAAAAATCCAGCTTATCCTGACACATTATATGTGGACAGTTTGATTGGCGAACACACCGTCAATACCGTTCCCGATGCCACATTGAATGCGTTTATTGACCATGGCAAAGTCGCATTAACGCTGCCTGAAAATACCACAGAAGCGTTAGCAAATATTGCCGAAGTCGCCAAATTGGGTGTAGATTTGGAAACTTTGGCAACTCGTTTGCAAGACGATGGTTTGAAACAATTTGAAGAAGCATTTGCTAAATTGCTTGCACCATTGGCATAA
- the cmk gene encoding (d)CMP kinase yields MQKIIAIDGPSASGKGTVAARVAAALGWAYLDSGALYRLTALHAKNQSLAWDDEIGVAQIAASLPVVFSNQNILLDGQDVSQQIRSEEIGMGASAVAKLPAVRSALLQRQRDFLTEQGLVADGRDMGSVVFPDAPLKIFLTASAQVRAERRAKQINVPLSGCQFEQILADIQTRDENDRNRAVAPLQQLPDAKLLDTDNLTVEQAVQQVLDWYEKSINKTA; encoded by the coding sequence ATGCAAAAAATTATTGCCATTGATGGACCCTCTGCATCGGGAAAAGGGACAGTTGCAGCGCGTGTTGCAGCCGCATTGGGCTGGGCATATTTGGATTCGGGCGCACTTTATCGTTTAACTGCATTACATGCGAAAAATCAATCGCTTGCATGGGATGATGAAATAGGTGTCGCCCAAATTGCGGCCAGTTTGCCTGTGGTATTTTCCAATCAAAACATCTTATTAGATGGACAAGATGTCTCGCAACAAATCCGCAGCGAAGAAATTGGCATGGGTGCATCAGCGGTGGCAAAACTACCCGCCGTTCGTAGCGCATTATTGCAACGCCAACGTGATTTTTTAACCGAACAAGGTTTGGTGGCAGATGGGCGCGACATGGGTTCAGTCGTATTTCCTGATGCGCCACTCAAAATTTTCTTAACCGCATCCGCACAAGTACGCGCAGAACGCCGTGCCAAACAAATCAATGTACCACTTTCAGGCTGCCAATTTGAGCAAATTTTGGCGGATATTCAAACGCGTGATGAAAATGACCGTAATCGCGCCGTTGCCCCCTTACAACAGCTACCCGATGCCAAATTATTGGATACAGATAATTTGACCGTTGAACAAGCGGTGCAGCAAGTTTTAGATTGGTACGAAAAAAGTATCAATAAAACAGCTTGA
- the rpsA gene encoding 30S ribosomal protein S1, translating to MENFAQLFEEYSAAQEMNYGEVITAEVVDITDKFVIVNAGLKSESLIDVAEFKNAQGELEVKVGDFVTVTIESIENGFGETKLSREKARRAADWIALEEAMEDGEILSGVINGKVKGGLTVMINSIRAFLPGSLLDVRPIKDTSHFEGKEVEFKVIKLDRKRNNVVVSRRAVLEATLGEERKALMENLQEGTVVTGVVKNITDYGAFVDLGGIDGLLHITDLAWRRVKHPSEVLEVGQEVQAKVLRFDQDKQRVSLGLKQLGEDPWDGLARRYPQGTRLFGKVSNLTDYGAFVEIEQGIEGLVHVSEMDWTNKNVHPSKVVQLGDEVEVMILDIDEDKRRISLGMKQCQSNPWSDFEANYNKGDKIKGAVKSITDFGVFIGLPGNIDGLVHLSDLSWTEAGEEAVRKYKKGEEVEAVVLAIDVEKERISLGIKQLEGDPFNNFLAMNDKGALVKGTVKSVEAKGAVVALGDEVEGYLPAAEFAADRVEDLTTKLKEGDEVEAIIVTVDRKNRSIKLSIKAKDAKANEEALKAAQTAAPANAGTTSLGDLLKASLNK from the coding sequence ATGGAAAATTTTGCCCAGTTATTTGAAGAATACTCAGCAGCCCAAGAAATGAACTACGGTGAAGTAATTACCGCAGAAGTTGTTGATATTACAGATAAATTTGTAATTGTAAACGCAGGCTTGAAATCAGAATCTCTGATTGATGTTGCTGAATTCAAAAACGCCCAAGGCGAATTAGAAGTTAAAGTTGGTGACTTCGTTACAGTTACCATTGAATCTATTGAAAACGGTTTCGGCGAAACCAAATTGTCTCGCGAAAAAGCACGTCGTGCTGCTGACTGGATTGCTTTGGAAGAAGCAATGGAAGATGGTGAAATCTTGTCTGGCGTAATCAATGGCAAAGTTAAAGGTGGCTTGACTGTGATGATTAACAGCATTCGCGCATTCTTGCCAGGTTCTTTGCTAGATGTTCGTCCAATCAAAGATACTTCTCACTTTGAAGGCAAAGAAGTTGAATTCAAAGTAATTAAATTAGACCGCAAACGCAACAACGTGGTTGTTTCTCGTCGCGCTGTATTGGAAGCAACTTTGGGCGAAGAGCGCAAAGCTTTGATGGAAAACTTGCAAGAAGGTACTGTTGTAACTGGTGTTGTGAAAAACATCACTGATTACGGTGCATTCGTTGATTTGGGTGGTATTGATGGCTTGTTGCACATCACTGACTTGGCATGGCGCCGTGTGAAACACCCAAGCGAAGTATTGGAAGTGGGTCAAGAAGTTCAAGCTAAAGTATTGCGCTTTGACCAAGACAAACAACGTGTTTCTTTGGGCTTGAAACAATTGGGCGAAGACCCATGGGATGGTTTGGCTCGTCGCTACCCACAAGGCACTCGCTTGTTCGGTAAAGTATCTAACTTGACTGATTACGGTGCATTTGTTGAAATTGAACAAGGCATTGAAGGTTTGGTTCACGTTTCTGAAATGGACTGGACAAACAAAAATGTTCACCCAAGCAAAGTTGTTCAATTGGGCGATGAAGTTGAAGTGATGATTTTAGATATTGACGAAGACAAACGCCGCATTTCTTTGGGCATGAAACAATGTCAATCTAATCCATGGTCTGATTTTGAAGCTAACTACAACAAAGGCGACAAAATCAAAGGCGCAGTAAAATCTATTACTGATTTTGGCGTATTCATCGGCTTGCCAGGTAATATTGATGGCTTGGTTCACTTGTCTGACTTGTCTTGGACAGAAGCTGGCGAAGAAGCTGTTCGCAAATACAAAAAAGGCGAAGAAGTGGAAGCTGTTGTATTGGCGATTGATGTGGAAAAAGAACGCATCAGCTTGGGTATCAAACAATTGGAAGGCGACCCATTCAACAACTTCTTGGCAATGAACGACAAAGGTGCTTTAGTTAAAGGTACAGTAAAATCTGTTGAAGCAAAAGGTGCTGTTGTTGCCTTGGGCGATGAAGTAGAGGGTTACTTGCCTGCTGCTGAATTTGCTGCTGACCGCGTTGAAGATTTGACTACCAAATTGAAAGAAGGCGATGAAGTTGAAGCTATCATCGTAACTGTAGACCGCAAAAACCGCAGCATCAAATTGTCTATCAAAGCAAAAGATGCCAAAGCCAATGAAGAAGCATTGAAAGCAGCTCAAACTGCTGCACCAGCTAATGCTGGTACAACCAGCTTGGGTGATTTGTTGAAAGCGTCTTTAAACAAATAA
- a CDS encoding integration host factor subunit beta, producing MTKSELMARLAETFIAKNEGTELQAKDIEYGVKVLVDTMTRSLAKGQRIEIRGFGSFDLNYRPPRIGRNPKTGEKVEVPAKHVPHFKPGKELRERVDITA from the coding sequence ATGACCAAATCAGAGTTAATGGCTCGCTTGGCAGAAACTTTCATTGCAAAAAATGAAGGTACTGAATTACAAGCCAAAGACATTGAATATGGCGTAAAAGTTTTGGTAGATACCATGACTCGCTCGCTCGCAAAAGGTCAACGTATTGAAATCCGTGGTTTTGGTAGTTTTGATTTGAACTACCGCCCACCACGTATCGGTCGCAATCCTAAAACAGGTGAAAAAGTGGAAGTGCCTGCCAAACATGTGCCTCACTTCAAACCTGGTAAAGAATTGCGTGAACGTGTAGACATTACGGCTTAA
- a CDS encoding methyltransferase, which translates to MNAEHWLIHRHFAEHMDSRLLLLRQSPQHILLHGADGDISRSLLAARYPQATLIEFESRTDFATQTLAIRQENSGWWAKISGKTNWVKQGSLKTINDYLPEQSADMLWSNLLLPYHAHTADLLDNWAQALQPNGLLFFTCLGADSFPELRAVFQAASIAYSAKGLPEMHDLGDLLLAHGFYDPIVDTAKLVLSYEKLDTLLQDLASIGVWQALSLDDNSPQCAIMAAWEQGLLREMTLETVFGHALKKQVLPNNAQPVQFYPRQK; encoded by the coding sequence ATGAACGCAGAACATTGGTTAATTCATCGCCACTTTGCTGAGCATATGGACAGTCGGTTATTGTTATTGCGTCAGTCACCGCAACATATTTTGCTACACGGTGCAGATGGCGACATTAGCCGCAGTTTATTAGCAGCACGTTATCCACAAGCTACGTTAATTGAATTTGAATCACGCACAGATTTTGCCACGCAAACGCTTGCCATAAGGCAAGAAAATAGTGGTTGGTGGGCAAAAATATCAGGCAAAACAAATTGGGTTAAACAAGGCAGCCTGAAAACCATCAATGATTATTTGCCCGAGCAATCGGCAGATATGTTGTGGTCCAATTTATTGTTACCGTATCATGCACACACAGCAGACTTGCTGGATAATTGGGCGCAGGCGTTACAACCCAATGGTCTATTGTTTTTCACATGTTTGGGTGCAGATAGTTTTCCAGAATTACGCGCAGTCTTTCAGGCTGCCTCCATCGCATACAGTGCAAAAGGTTTGCCAGAAATGCATGATTTGGGTGATTTATTGTTAGCACATGGTTTTTATGACCCGATTGTGGATACAGCGAAACTGGTTTTGTCGTATGAGAAACTGGACACATTATTGCAAGATTTGGCAAGTATTGGAGTGTGGCAGGCATTATCGCTTGATGATAATTCTCCCCAATGCGCAATAATGGCAGCATGGGAACAAGGATTATTGCGTGAAATGACTTTGGAGACAGTATTCGGGCATGCACTGAAAAAGCAGGTATTACCCAACAACGCGCAGCCTGTGCAGTTTTATCCAAGACAAAAATAA
- a CDS encoding hexameric tyrosine-coordinated heme protein — protein MNQLSDNLFAQNVEDGWLIAYRLYEFGIQNKLYRENDHAAQVVAQHFATVAAANNYWRPMPKITPRHTTEKTEE, from the coding sequence ATGAATCAATTAAGTGATAATTTATTTGCCCAAAATGTTGAAGATGGCTGGTTAATTGCCTATCGCTTATATGAATTTGGGATACAAAATAAGCTCTACCGTGAAAATGACCACGCGGCGCAAGTGGTTGCGCAACATTTTGCAACTGTTGCTGCTGCTAACAATTATTGGCGACCCATGCCAAAAATTACGCCACGTCACACGACTGAAAAAACAGAAGAATGA
- a CDS encoding RelA/SpoT family protein: MSEITAVQQARRDYLDYTEKQPESEQKILLAALQIAEQHYPDNATTHITQEPLFLHLLSAAKMVADMDLLPDAVAATILADISTYWKEDWVEAVQEQCGKNVLELIKGIDEVQKLTDVAKNESIITPQERDNQAETMRKMLLAMVSDIRVVLIKLALRTRTMQSMAHLPDSEEKRKTATETLDIFAPLANRLGVWQLKWQLEDLGFRHQNPEEYHRIAKLLDEKRVERLEYINHFLDQIRMEMDKIGIQYDVAGRPKHIYSIYKKMVKKKLDFDGLYDIRAVRILVDSVSECYSTLGIIHSLFQPIPGEFDDYIANPKSNGYKSLHTVIIGPENKSIEVQIRTFDMHQFNEFGVAAHWRYKEGGKGDSAYEQKIAWLRQLLDWRENMADSSSENLAAAFKTELFHDTIYVLTPKGRVFSLPAGSTPIDFAYALHSDVGNRCRGAKVGGTIVPLSTPLENGQQVEIITAKEGNPSVNWLYDGWVKSPKAISKIRAFIRQQNAETIREEGKNQFDKILAKGSLKPNLSKLCEQLSFKTLDELYSAMGQGEITPRTVQKAIGLLVEPEPVPVNETTIVKQSKIKTNSKNSVLVNGEDGLLTNLARCCKPAPPDKIVGFVTREKGVSIHRQGCSDFEHLALQSPDKVLSTTWARLDANQVFAIDIEIRAQDRNGLLRDVSDTLARHKVNVTAVHTQTRDLEASMRFTLEVKKVDDLPRVMASLGDVKGVSGVSRI; this comes from the coding sequence ATGAGCGAAATCACCGCAGTCCAACAAGCTCGTCGAGATTATTTAGATTACACTGAAAAGCAGCCTGAAAGCGAACAAAAAATTCTACTCGCTGCCTTGCAAATTGCCGAGCAACATTACCCTGATAATGCCACCACACACATCACTCAAGAGCCTTTATTTCTGCATTTACTCTCTGCCGCCAAAATGGTTGCTGATATGGATTTGCTGCCTGATGCCGTTGCTGCCACTATTTTGGCAGACATCAGCACATACTGGAAAGAAGATTGGGTAGAAGCAGTACAAGAACAATGTGGCAAAAACGTGTTGGAATTGATTAAAGGCATTGACGAAGTCCAAAAACTGACCGATGTAGCCAAAAACGAAAGCATCATCACGCCACAAGAACGCGACAATCAAGCTGAAACCATGCGCAAAATGTTGCTGGCTATGGTGTCCGACATTCGCGTTGTGTTGATTAAATTGGCATTGCGTACCCGAACCATGCAATCTATGGCGCATTTGCCCGATAGCGAAGAAAAACGCAAAACTGCCACCGAAACATTGGATATTTTTGCACCACTCGCCAATCGTTTGGGCGTATGGCAATTAAAATGGCAGTTAGAAGATTTGGGCTTTCGTCATCAAAATCCCGAAGAATACCATCGCATCGCCAAATTATTAGATGAAAAACGTGTGGAGCGATTGGAATACATCAACCATTTTCTTGACCAAATTCGCATGGAAATGGACAAAATCGGTATTCAATACGATGTCGCGGGTCGCCCCAAACACATTTATTCCATTTACAAAAAAATGGTTAAGAAAAAACTAGATTTTGATGGTTTATACGATATTCGTGCGGTGCGGATTTTGGTCGATAGCGTATCGGAATGTTATTCCACATTGGGGATTATTCACAGCCTATTTCAGCCTATCCCAGGGGAATTTGATGATTACATCGCCAATCCCAAAAGCAATGGCTACAAAAGTTTGCACACAGTCATCATTGGCCCAGAAAACAAAAGCATTGAAGTGCAAATCCGCACGTTTGATATGCACCAATTCAATGAATTTGGCGTAGCAGCACACTGGCGATACAAAGAAGGTGGCAAAGGCGATAGCGCGTATGAACAAAAAATTGCGTGGTTGCGCCAACTTTTGGATTGGCGTGAAAACATGGCAGACAGCAGCAGTGAAAATTTAGCTGCGGCGTTCAAAACCGAATTGTTTCACGATACGATTTACGTTTTAACGCCCAAAGGACGCGTATTTTCCTTGCCAGCAGGTTCTACGCCGATTGATTTTGCCTACGCTTTACACAGCGATGTTGGCAATCGTTGCCGCGGTGCCAAAGTGGGCGGTACGATTGTGCCTTTGTCTACACCATTAGAAAATGGACAACAGGTAGAAATCATCACGGCAAAAGAAGGCAATCCATCGGTCAATTGGCTGTATGACGGTTGGGTCAAATCGCCCAAAGCCATCAGTAAAATTCGCGCATTTATTCGTCAGCAAAATGCAGAAACCATACGCGAAGAAGGCAAAAACCAATTTGACAAAATTTTGGCAAAAGGCAGCCTGAAACCCAATTTAAGCAAATTATGTGAACAATTAAGCTTCAAAACATTAGACGAGTTATACAGCGCAATGGGGCAAGGCGAAATCACGCCGCGTACCGTGCAAAAAGCCATCGGTTTATTGGTTGAACCCGAACCCGTGCCAGTCAATGAAACCACGATTGTCAAACAATCCAAAATCAAAACAAACAGCAAAAATAGCGTGTTAGTTAATGGCGAAGATGGCTTGCTGACCAATTTAGCGCGTTGTTGTAAACCTGCCCCACCTGATAAAATTGTCGGATTTGTTACCCGCGAAAAAGGCGTGTCTATTCATCGCCAAGGCTGCTCCGATTTTGAACATTTGGCACTACAATCACCCGATAAAGTTTTGTCGACAACATGGGCAAGATTAGATGCTAATCAGGTTTTTGCCATAGATATTGAGATACGCGCCCAAGACCGCAATGGCTTATTGCGCGATGTGTCCGACACATTGGCGCGGCATAAAGTCAATGTTACCGCCGTGCATACGCAAACACGTGATTTGGAAGCAAGTATGCGTTTTACGCTGGAAGTGAAAAAAGTGGACGATTTACCGCGTGTCATGGCAAGTTTAGGTGATGTAAAAGGTGTAAGTGGCGTATCGCGGATTTAA
- a CDS encoding epoxyqueuosine reductase QueH, whose translation MNPTKPNVTPIERPKLTLPNGADKLLLHSCCAPCSGEVMEALLASGIDYTIYFYNPNIHPLKEYEIRKEENIKFAEQHGVPFIDADYDVDNWFERAKGMEYEPERGIRCTMCFDMRFERTALYAHEHGFNVISSSLGISRWKDMNQINDCGKRAASHYPNMVYWDYNWRKGGGSARMIEISKRERFYQQEYCGCAYSLRDSNAWRRERGREPIKIGVKYYGDDE comes from the coding sequence ATGAACCCAACTAAACCCAATGTTACGCCGATTGAGCGTCCTAAATTAACGCTACCAAATGGTGCAGATAAATTGCTGTTGCATTCTTGCTGTGCTCCGTGTTCGGGCGAGGTAATGGAGGCGTTATTGGCAAGTGGCATTGATTACACAATTTATTTTTACAATCCGAATATTCATCCACTTAAAGAATACGAAATCCGCAAAGAGGAAAATATTAAGTTTGCGGAACAACATGGTGTGCCGTTTATTGATGCGGATTATGATGTGGATAATTGGTTTGAACGCGCCAAAGGCATGGAATATGAGCCAGAACGCGGTATTCGTTGCACCATGTGTTTTGATATGCGATTTGAGCGCACGGCGTTGTATGCACACGAACATGGTTTTAATGTGATTTCCAGTAGTTTGGGGATTTCGCGTTGGAAGGATATGAACCAAATCAATGATTGTGGTAAACGTGCGGCAAGCCATTATCCCAATATGGTGTATTGGGATTATAACTGGCGTAAAGGTGGTGGCTCGGCGCGTATGATTGAAATCAGTAAGCGTGAACGTTTTTATCAGCAAGAATATTGTGGTTGTGCGTATTCTTTGCGTGATAGTAATGCATGGCGACGAGAAAGAGGGCGTGAGCCAATTAAAATTGGTGTGAAATATTATGGTGATGATGAGTAA
- a CDS encoding zinc-finger domain-containing protein codes for MSHVSERQVVVIESHDLPLHCSGADTDAWNGHPRVFLPIQSHGKIECPYCGAIYQLNGEAKHH; via the coding sequence ATGTCTCATGTTTCTGAAAGACAAGTAGTGGTCATTGAATCGCATGATTTGCCATTGCATTGCAGCGGTGCGGATACAGATGCTTGGAATGGGCATCCGCGTGTGTTTTTGCCGATTCAGTCGCACGGTAAAATTGAATGTCCATATTGTGGTGCGATTTATCAATTAAATGGTGAAGCAAAACACCATTAA